One window of Cryptobacterium curtum DSM 15641 genomic DNA carries:
- a CDS encoding phosphate ABC transporter substrate-binding protein, which produces MSQSIKLKKSWNAKLLVFVCLAALCCGMLAACSSSTSSSSQEGNSSQSSQESATDQSFKSNIMFCGSTSLYPIMSSLASSFTDSYPTWNEVDASFPKTNVSIYVAPGGSGVGVSALEEGTCDYGMVARTLKDSEKEALGDYTEYEVAKDALTVSVNAENPIVGTVDNLSTDTIRQIFAGEITSWNQVDASLPDEPIQVYIRDLSGGAYEVFQKSVMGSSTVTASATQSASMTELATNIANNKWAIGYAGFGAYNKANANGTKLVAMKVDGVEASEANIVSGDYTIQRPVMFVGKGTPTKSSQAFIDYVYSQTGYDVIVANGYIPSFAPNNK; this is translated from the coding sequence ATGTCGCAATCGATCAAACTGAAAAAGTCATGGAACGCGAAGCTTTTAGTCTTCGTGTGCCTAGCCGCCTTGTGCTGTGGAATGCTGGCCGCATGTTCATCGTCAACTTCATCAAGCAGCCAGGAAGGCAATTCATCCCAATCATCTCAAGAAAGTGCGACTGATCAGTCGTTCAAATCCAACATCATGTTCTGCGGATCCACTTCGCTTTATCCGATTATGTCGTCTTTGGCTTCCTCTTTCACTGATTCTTACCCAACATGGAACGAAGTCGATGCCAGCTTCCCAAAGACTAACGTATCTATCTATGTAGCTCCCGGTGGATCAGGTGTAGGCGTCAGCGCGCTTGAAGAAGGCACATGCGATTACGGCATGGTTGCTCGCACGCTTAAAGATAGCGAAAAAGAAGCGCTGGGTGATTACACCGAATACGAGGTCGCAAAAGATGCGCTCACCGTATCAGTTAATGCTGAAAATCCCATCGTAGGTACTGTCGACAATCTGTCCACCGATACCATCCGCCAGATTTTCGCTGGTGAAATAACCTCCTGGAATCAGGTGGACGCATCGCTTCCTGACGAACCAATTCAGGTGTACATCCGCGACCTTTCAGGTGGAGCCTACGAGGTATTCCAAAAGAGTGTTATGGGTAGCAGCACCGTAACGGCGTCGGCAACCCAGTCGGCATCGATGACCGAGCTCGCAACCAATATTGCTAACAACAAATGGGCTATTGGATACGCCGGCTTTGGTGCATACAACAAGGCAAATGCAAATGGGACCAAACTCGTGGCTATGAAAGTCGACGGTGTCGAAGCGAGCGAGGCAAATATTGTCTCAGGTGACTACACTATTCAGCGCCCAGTTATGTTTGTTGGTAAAGGAACGCCAACTAAATCGAGCCAGGCATTTATTGACTACGTTTATTCGCAAACTGGTTACGATGTCATCGTAGCTAACGGCTATATTCCGTCGTTTGCCCCCAACAACAAGTAA
- a CDS encoding phosphate ABC transporter ATP-binding protein, protein MGKEAMEPILTLEHVSASYSNAPVLDDVSFTVQPHLVTAIIGSSGCGKSTLLSCINRTIELTDGASWSGRVLLKGADITQQQADWVREQIGLVLQNPAPFPFSIERNMTYALRYQGIRDKKCLDEQVRHYLNQVGLLDEIDGDLKRSALELSGGQQQRLCIARALTVCPQVLMLDEPCSALDVASTHIIENIITQLKKTTTVLLVTHNLAQAQRIADRVVCLAEGKLVKEGAAEHFFDENGPDHDLLRELYR, encoded by the coding sequence ATGGGGAAAGAAGCAATGGAACCAATACTGACACTTGAACATGTTTCAGCTTCGTACAGCAATGCTCCTGTTTTAGATGACGTTTCCTTTACTGTCCAGCCTCACTTAGTTACGGCAATTATAGGATCTTCGGGTTGTGGAAAATCAACTTTGCTTTCATGCATTAATCGAACTATCGAACTGACGGACGGGGCCAGTTGGAGCGGACGCGTTCTTCTTAAAGGGGCCGACATCACCCAACAGCAGGCTGACTGGGTGCGCGAGCAGATTGGTCTCGTACTGCAGAACCCTGCTCCATTTCCATTCTCCATTGAGCGCAACATGACCTATGCGTTGCGCTACCAGGGTATACGCGATAAAAAGTGCCTTGACGAACAGGTACGGCATTATCTGAACCAAGTGGGATTGCTTGACGAAATTGATGGGGATCTCAAGCGCAGCGCTTTGGAACTCTCAGGTGGACAGCAGCAAAGACTGTGCATCGCACGTGCTTTAACGGTGTGCCCTCAGGTGCTCATGCTTGATGAGCCGTGCTCGGCATTGGACGTGGCGAGTACACACATAATTGAAAACATCATCACGCAACTGAAGAAAACAACGACTGTATTGTTGGTCACGCACAATTTGGCGCAAGCGCAACGTATAGCGGACCGTGTGGTATGCCTCGCTGAAGGAAAATTAGTAAAGGAAGGTGCGGCAGAGCACTTCTTCGACGAAAATGGACCTGACCACGATCTACTCCGTGAGCTATACCGCTAA
- a CDS encoding Cna B-type domain-containing protein, protein MDSLKKRLATLLFVSVAMMAAMLLSMHAAYAEDTTGLAFDKITIEDASTHTQVADLTAGEVPALKAGVTYALNVSYNVPSSLQFTPTYLNVWFDNGMYVTALPGSTFNEGAITSTSFSKLVKTPTGTGTSPYGYPTAGSNESRNGDLKYMTKNGLVRVDTKSEIRFRIDDAYENEDAGQIIANAIKVSLSTDATNNIDPHSFNINPADTPHYGFYVNQSTEVVSKGGTTGTIETYNSGSGSSLTEANSKTTVQIVYPKDLELVNLEETALYHTNGTIVNTVVEGDNKVATVEWNEPGSYSSGLNFKPHIKVPADSTRANGSTFDVTLRNFKKTIWNDSPNADRTSGTQTATMHVTIIDGATPEKITTHALVDHAPNWALKKYDTYNTRLGAYLIKNELSSPTMPKTLEMTIDKGNTAIIRGVTIPYKEGMTYGPIHWTASDGTSGTADPSILKKPGSGSANVSALITNTALGLDINTSITSIKVDLGPIPGGYDGIRPMSDLLDTRNPADKHVYDEYYGWSYISNGVYGSWKQGTDADVKTTVKLYTTGTTPSDGDVITGKTSAPKVLNGVGTISKSQINGGDSFNISGTIDDGNWDWNPLQEPVLYTFMPEGFSYSNLSLTGGTLGTPEFVGSFDKNGTKIKVWKYPVNVGNETRGQYQPDFSIKSMRLNMTVSTNKLAEKGVYHINDFVGFTTKDFKEIGAVIKAEKWDHSNWNTEKYTETFGDKVNSGKTMVSLSEGPGVTINQAAEIAAHSTFSVKDGQSGAVTDYTYDPANPSATTAVLQKGDTATVHIAIRNNANTETNSTSLFVPLLSKSMDRGNSFTPEGATKLPLSLASVTTSSNFQVKYIKLKPGVTYNTNHAPQPGDYTEVSDPSQADMLQLVSNQPLAANGGGYVDVSYKVNDEVGSSYNDQRTVFNTTLDYDINGNHSMLTLDTNAVTFAGTDVVLTKVWDDSNNVGGIRPTTSDFAAALTLTSDKGIDLSSFSPHVVDQGNGKYTVSYLGLPKYVGDASNPITYTLSEGAIAGYTADTTSIQGTGNKVEGTITNTHTPETINIPVTKKWVGPEGSSVTVKLLADGVDSGKSVTLSSANSWSDTFTNLPKYKNGTAITYTVDESSVTGVDATKYTTAVSGSATAGFTITNTNKEKIDISGTKTWNDDGNRDGARPSSITINLLADGIQVDSKAVTPDASGAWSYSFAGLAKYSATDGHQIAYTITENAVADYSTTITDYDVTNTHTPAQTSLTVTKAWSDDNDRDGVRPSSVEVVLYANGVAKGTPVTLNAANNWSYTWTGLDQKDNGTNIVYTVDEPTVPTGYTKEVTGDATSGFTITNTHTPTPPEPGPNPAPEPDPTPAPSPDPDPDPNGKGPASILPKTADEGTLFAGAAGLAILSAVGGAVAVTARRREED, encoded by the coding sequence ATGGACTCACTGAAGAAGAGATTGGCAACACTACTTTTTGTTTCTGTTGCAATGATGGCCGCCATGCTCTTGAGCATGCATGCCGCCTATGCTGAGGACACCACTGGCTTAGCATTCGATAAGATCACTATTGAAGACGCAAGCACACATACTCAGGTGGCTGATCTTACCGCGGGAGAAGTTCCTGCCCTTAAAGCGGGAGTTACCTACGCACTTAACGTGAGTTACAACGTTCCCAGTTCGTTGCAGTTTACTCCTACCTATTTGAATGTTTGGTTTGATAACGGCATGTACGTGACGGCCTTGCCGGGTTCTACTTTCAATGAAGGGGCTATCACTAGTACTAGCTTCAGCAAGCTGGTAAAGACCCCAACGGGTACTGGGACTTCACCGTATGGTTATCCAACTGCCGGCTCTAATGAGAGCAGAAACGGCGACCTGAAATATATGACCAAAAACGGGCTTGTTCGCGTGGACACCAAGTCTGAAATCCGCTTTCGTATTGACGATGCCTACGAAAACGAAGATGCTGGACAGATTATTGCTAACGCTATTAAGGTAAGCCTCAGTACCGATGCGACCAACAATATCGATCCGCATTCCTTCAATATTAATCCTGCTGACACCCCTCATTACGGTTTCTATGTCAACCAAAGCACCGAAGTTGTGTCTAAGGGCGGAACCACCGGGACTATTGAAACGTACAATTCAGGAAGTGGTAGTTCCCTTACCGAAGCTAATAGCAAAACAACGGTGCAAATTGTTTATCCGAAAGATCTTGAGCTCGTTAATCTTGAAGAAACAGCTCTCTATCATACGAACGGCACGATCGTAAATACAGTGGTCGAGGGTGATAATAAAGTTGCTACTGTCGAATGGAACGAGCCGGGGTCTTATTCAAGTGGACTGAATTTTAAACCTCATATCAAGGTGCCTGCTGACAGTACTCGTGCTAATGGCTCCACATTTGATGTAACACTGCGGAACTTTAAGAAGACTATATGGAACGATTCGCCCAATGCGGATAGAACCTCTGGCACACAGACCGCAACGATGCATGTTACTATCATTGATGGTGCGACCCCCGAGAAGATTACAACTCATGCACTTGTTGATCATGCACCTAACTGGGCGCTCAAGAAGTATGATACATACAATACGCGTCTCGGAGCTTATCTCATCAAAAATGAGCTTTCATCTCCCACGATGCCAAAGACTCTTGAGATGACCATCGATAAGGGCAATACCGCTATTATCCGCGGTGTTACTATTCCGTATAAGGAAGGCATGACTTACGGGCCTATCCATTGGACAGCTTCCGATGGTACGAGCGGCACGGCTGACCCAAGCATTCTAAAGAAGCCAGGCTCCGGTTCAGCGAATGTTTCAGCGCTTATTACCAATACCGCATTAGGTCTTGACATTAATACATCTATTACTTCCATCAAAGTTGATCTGGGGCCCATACCAGGTGGATACGATGGCATTAGGCCTATGAGCGACCTTTTGGATACTCGTAATCCTGCTGATAAACATGTATACGATGAATACTATGGATGGAGTTATATTTCTAATGGCGTATATGGATCTTGGAAACAGGGCACTGACGCTGATGTAAAAACTACGGTAAAGCTTTATACAACGGGGACCACTCCGTCAGATGGCGATGTTATTACCGGCAAGACAAGCGCGCCGAAAGTACTTAATGGTGTCGGAACCATTAGTAAGAGCCAAATAAATGGTGGGGATTCTTTTAACATCAGTGGCACTATCGATGACGGCAATTGGGATTGGAACCCTCTGCAAGAGCCCGTCCTTTATACTTTTATGCCTGAAGGGTTTTCCTATAGCAACCTAAGCTTGACAGGTGGAACGCTGGGCACACCTGAATTTGTTGGCTCGTTCGATAAGAATGGCACTAAGATAAAGGTATGGAAATACCCCGTCAATGTTGGTAATGAGACGCGCGGACAGTATCAGCCCGATTTCAGCATTAAAAGCATGCGTCTAAACATGACCGTAAGCACTAATAAACTTGCGGAAAAGGGCGTATACCACATCAATGATTTTGTTGGCTTCACCACGAAGGATTTCAAAGAAATTGGTGCTGTCATCAAAGCTGAAAAGTGGGATCACAGCAACTGGAATACCGAGAAATACACAGAGACGTTCGGTGATAAAGTAAACTCCGGTAAAACGATGGTGTCCCTTTCTGAGGGTCCTGGCGTTACCATTAATCAGGCAGCTGAAATTGCAGCCCATTCAACCTTCTCTGTGAAGGACGGACAAAGCGGTGCTGTTACTGATTACACTTATGATCCAGCAAATCCCTCTGCTACTACGGCTGTGCTTCAGAAGGGCGATACTGCTACAGTACATATTGCCATACGGAACAACGCAAACACTGAGACGAATTCCACTTCGCTTTTTGTACCATTGCTTTCAAAGAGTATGGATAGGGGGAATTCGTTTACGCCTGAAGGCGCAACCAAATTGCCTTTGTCTCTTGCATCAGTGACGACTTCGTCTAACTTCCAGGTAAAGTACATTAAGCTAAAGCCGGGCGTTACTTACAACACAAACCATGCTCCGCAGCCGGGTGACTACACCGAAGTAAGCGACCCTTCTCAGGCAGACATGTTGCAGCTCGTATCTAATCAGCCTCTAGCAGCTAATGGAGGTGGATACGTTGATGTTTCTTATAAGGTAAACGACGAAGTTGGCTCTAGCTATAATGATCAGCGAACCGTATTTAATACGACGCTCGATTATGATATTAACGGCAACCATTCTATGTTGACTCTTGATACCAATGCGGTGACCTTTGCGGGTACCGACGTTGTTCTTACCAAAGTTTGGGACGATAGCAATAATGTTGGCGGAATACGCCCGACCACCAGTGATTTTGCCGCGGCACTTACGCTTACTTCCGATAAGGGTATCGACCTGAGTAGTTTTTCGCCACATGTGGTAGACCAAGGAAATGGGAAATATACCGTTTCCTACCTGGGGCTGCCTAAGTACGTAGGTGATGCAAGTAATCCCATTACATATACTTTAAGTGAAGGGGCGATTGCCGGCTACACTGCCGATACTACGTCTATACAGGGCACGGGTAATAAGGTTGAAGGTACTATCACCAACACCCATACCCCTGAAACCATCAATATCCCAGTAACTAAGAAGTGGGTTGGACCAGAAGGCTCATCAGTTACTGTCAAGCTTTTGGCTGATGGGGTAGATAGTGGCAAGTCTGTCACGCTTTCCTCAGCTAATAGCTGGAGCGATACGTTTACTAACCTGCCTAAGTACAAAAATGGTACTGCTATTACCTACACCGTTGATGAATCATCAGTTACTGGTGTGGATGCAACCAAGTACACAACGGCTGTAAGCGGTAGTGCTACTGCGGGCTTTACTATCACGAACACCAATAAAGAAAAGATTGACATCTCAGGAACAAAGACCTGGAATGATGATGGCAATCGTGATGGGGCGCGTCCGTCTTCTATCACCATCAACCTTTTGGCCGATGGCATCCAAGTAGACTCAAAGGCAGTCACCCCGGATGCATCAGGTGCATGGAGCTATAGCTTTGCTGGTCTTGCTAAGTATTCTGCAACCGATGGTCACCAGATTGCCTACACGATCACTGAGAATGCTGTTGCTGATTATTCAACAACCATTACTGATTATGATGTCACAAACACTCATACACCAGCTCAAACATCGCTGACAGTTACTAAAGCATGGAGTGACGATAATGACCGCGATGGCGTGCGTCCTTCCTCTGTGGAAGTAGTGCTCTATGCCAATGGAGTAGCAAAGGGAACACCTGTTACTCTCAATGCTGCCAATAATTGGTCATATACGTGGACTGGCCTTGACCAGAAGGACAATGGCACCAACATTGTCTACACGGTCGATGAGCCCACTGTTCCCACTGGATACACCAAAGAGGTAACGGGGGATGCCACCAGTGGCTTTACCATCACCAACACCCATACCCCCACTCCTCCAGAGCCGGGCCCAAATCCTGCTCCCGAGCCCGATCCAACACCAGCACCGAGCCCAGATCCTGATCCAGACCCCAATGGCAAAGGACCAGCTTCCATCCTTCCCAAAACCGCTGATGAAGGAACTCTGTTTGCGGGAGCTGCTGGTTTAGCTATTCTCTCTGCTGTCGGGGGAGCGGTTGCTGTTACTGCTCGCCGTCGCGAAGAGGACTAG
- a CDS encoding ArsR/SmtB family transcription factor has product MLYDLADLFKVFADTTRIKILYALMESELCVADIAEAVGGVSQSAVSHQLRILKQAHLVRFHRDGKQIIYSLSDDHVYTMLSQGLTHICE; this is encoded by the coding sequence ATGCTTTACGACCTAGCTGACCTTTTCAAGGTTTTTGCCGATACCACCCGCATCAAAATATTGTACGCGCTCATGGAAAGTGAGCTGTGTGTCGCGGATATTGCTGAAGCAGTTGGTGGGGTCTCTCAAAGTGCTGTTTCCCATCAGTTGCGCATTTTAAAGCAGGCACATCTCGTGAGGTTCCATCGCGATGGTAAGCAAATTATCTATTCACTTTCCGATGACCACGTGTACACGATGCTTTCGCAAGGGCTTACCCACATTTGCGAATAA
- a CDS encoding cation transporter, with the protein MRRNYKLQGEICANCAAKIEDKVRKLDGVNDAKVNFMMLRFTLDASEESFDDALTQSLRIFEDIEPDCTVVV; encoded by the coding sequence ATGCGGAGGAATTATAAATTACAAGGCGAGATTTGTGCCAACTGCGCAGCCAAAATTGAAGATAAGGTGCGCAAGCTCGACGGAGTAAACGATGCGAAGGTGAACTTCATGATGTTGCGCTTCACGTTAGACGCATCTGAGGAAAGCTTTGACGACGCGCTAACCCAATCGCTGCGCATTTTTGAGGACATTGAACCTGATTGTACGGTGGTTGTGTAA
- the pstC gene encoding phosphate ABC transporter permease subunit PstC — translation MSAIANHTISLIRSRPVRADRLWSAFFCLVTLFSIGTLASVAITTAVQGWPVVHEIGLDSFLFGQSWMPVDFGTGTTFGIFNFICATLIVSALALALSFVVSVGAALFLSCAGSTTVRNIVYPAIDLLAGIPSVVYGFVGLVVVVKLFLAAGHPSGSCVLAAAIVLAVMVVPFMVSSMSDTMTAVKQTYLTASYLLGVPRWYGIYAIVLPASIRMLWPSVMLAFARAMGETMAVMMVVGNANLFPTLLGKGETIASLIALEMGTAAVDSTHMHALFAAGFVLLVIVFTVDVIANLIKNRMHRRTTYSSGTSTWILGRVGARLVQAWAYASITLVIGTVVFLFAYVFVQGASCMSWDFIFDSPSGAILGTEGGVFPAIAGSIWFSVCALVIAAPLAIGTAIFTTFYCKHRTIAAAIRRIIACTAGAPSIVLGLFAYMLLVNELKLGRCILAGGVALALMIIPFIEVRAEKALMSIPRELIVNARSLGCSTSYVLRTIAIPYCLGELFSSLVLGGCYALGATAPLIFTGGVAYAPVPTSIFDPAMALPLHLYLMLAQGTTVPQVYATAFVLMTLVLFVNLIVTVGAQWGKKQWNQY, via the coding sequence ATGTCTGCTATAGCCAACCATACTATTTCTTTGATCCGCTCGCGCCCTGTGCGGGCGGATCGATTGTGGTCTGCATTCTTTTGTCTGGTGACCCTGTTTTCAATAGGCACACTCGCAAGCGTGGCAATAACCACCGCAGTACAAGGATGGCCTGTGGTGCACGAAATCGGGCTCGACTCCTTTTTGTTTGGACAGTCTTGGATGCCAGTAGACTTTGGCACGGGTACAACATTCGGCATCTTCAACTTTATATGTGCCACATTGATCGTATCTGCTTTGGCACTGGCTCTGTCGTTTGTTGTCTCGGTGGGAGCGGCGCTCTTTCTTTCGTGTGCAGGCAGCACTACCGTGCGCAATATAGTTTACCCAGCTATCGACTTGCTTGCAGGTATCCCCTCAGTGGTATATGGGTTCGTGGGTCTTGTTGTAGTAGTCAAACTGTTTCTTGCTGCAGGGCACCCCTCAGGGAGCTGTGTACTCGCTGCCGCTATCGTGCTTGCTGTGATGGTTGTTCCCTTCATGGTGTCATCTATGAGCGATACCATGACCGCTGTTAAGCAAACATATTTAACCGCATCATATCTGCTAGGTGTACCGCGGTGGTACGGCATATACGCTATTGTCTTGCCAGCATCCATACGCATGTTATGGCCAAGCGTTATGTTGGCGTTTGCGCGTGCTATGGGTGAAACAATGGCGGTAATGATGGTTGTGGGAAACGCGAATCTTTTCCCAACTCTGCTCGGAAAGGGCGAAACCATCGCATCGTTGATTGCGCTAGAAATGGGGACTGCTGCTGTCGACAGCACTCACATGCACGCGCTGTTCGCCGCGGGGTTTGTATTGCTGGTTATCGTGTTTACGGTCGATGTGATCGCCAACCTCATAAAAAATAGGATGCATCGGCGCACTACTTATAGTAGCGGGACAAGCACGTGGATACTCGGCCGCGTGGGCGCACGTTTAGTGCAAGCATGGGCCTATGCAAGCATTACTCTTGTGATAGGCACCGTGGTGTTCTTATTCGCTTATGTGTTCGTGCAGGGCGCAAGCTGCATGTCCTGGGACTTTATTTTTGACAGTCCATCAGGTGCTATCTTAGGAACCGAAGGCGGCGTTTTCCCAGCGATAGCGGGTAGCATCTGGTTTAGTGTGTGTGCCCTCGTAATTGCCGCTCCCCTTGCCATCGGAACAGCCATTTTTACTACTTTTTATTGCAAGCATAGGACAATAGCTGCTGCTATCAGGCGCATTATTGCCTGCACAGCGGGTGCACCTTCTATCGTGCTAGGACTTTTCGCTTACATGTTGTTAGTAAACGAACTTAAGCTGGGACGCTGCATTCTTGCTGGTGGCGTAGCGCTGGCATTAATGATTATCCCTTTTATCGAGGTGCGAGCTGAAAAAGCACTTATGAGTATCCCGCGCGAACTTATAGTGAATGCGCGTAGTCTGGGATGTTCTACGTCGTACGTGCTGCGCACCATCGCTATACCGTACTGCCTAGGAGAGTTATTCAGCAGCTTAGTGCTGGGCGGATGCTACGCTCTTGGCGCAACGGCTCCGTTGATATTTACCGGTGGCGTGGCCTATGCGCCCGTGCCAACCAGTATATTTGATCCAGCAATGGCACTCCCTTTGCATCTGTACTTGATGCTAGCGCAAGGCACGACTGTCCCGCAGGTCTACGCAACCGCATTCGTACTGATGACACTAGTACTTTTTGTCAATCTTATTGTTACGGTAGGCGCACAATGGGGAAAGAAGCAATGGAACCAATACTGA
- a CDS encoding heavy metal translocating P-type ATPase yields the protein MTSTLSKSQRRTRNRIVLALGIFIMLELLDNLTPLFEVSGGLWLEFAAFLVPYLIAGYDVLARAGHGLVRRQPFDENLLMAIATIGAFALVVFPKAEPHMAEGAAVMLFYQVGELFESYAVGKTRKSIAEMMDIAPDFANVMRNGELVQVDPYEVTVGQEIVVKPGERLPLDGTVVEGSSRIDTSALTGESIPRTVKIGSDVVSGCINLSGVLTVKVSKPFGESTVQRILELVENASEKKARTENFITRFARYYTPIVVGLAVAIAIFSPLLFGADISDSVQSALVFLVVSCPCALVISVPLSFFGGIGAASRLGILIKGSSYLETLAQVDTVVFDKTGTLTNGTFSVVAVHGQEGINADDLLSLAAHAEAYSDHPIAISVRERYSGIIDADRIQQVEERSGRGISAQVDNRMVLVGNDKLMREAHVMPHDCKLVGTILHVAVDGAYIGHIVIADVMKPDAAQAIERLRAAGVKKTVMLTGDREEVAAAVASDLGIDEYRAQLLPQDKVTALELLLSVKREGAKLAFVGDGINDAPVLMRADVGIAMGGMGSDAAIEAADVVLMDDKPSHIASSIYIARKTVGIVWQNIIFAIGVKVIIMILALPFIGLASMWLAVFGDVGVACLAILNAMRALRVKG from the coding sequence ATGACATCAACCCTTTCGAAATCGCAGCGGCGCACTCGTAATCGCATCGTTTTGGCGCTCGGCATTTTTATAATGCTCGAGCTGCTCGATAATCTAACCCCTCTATTTGAGGTGTCGGGTGGATTATGGCTTGAGTTTGCTGCTTTTTTGGTGCCGTATCTTATTGCGGGATATGATGTTTTAGCTCGCGCTGGGCATGGTTTGGTACGGCGTCAGCCGTTTGACGAAAATCTGCTGATGGCTATTGCGACTATTGGCGCGTTTGCTCTGGTGGTTTTCCCCAAGGCCGAGCCTCATATGGCTGAAGGTGCAGCAGTCATGCTGTTCTATCAGGTGGGAGAGCTATTCGAAAGTTATGCGGTAGGTAAAACACGCAAGTCCATCGCCGAAATGATGGATATTGCTCCCGACTTTGCAAATGTCATGCGCAACGGCGAATTGGTGCAAGTTGATCCTTACGAGGTAACTGTTGGTCAAGAAATCGTTGTAAAACCTGGCGAACGTTTGCCGCTCGACGGCACGGTAGTCGAAGGGTCGTCGCGCATAGATACCAGCGCTCTTACCGGTGAATCAATTCCTCGCACCGTGAAGATAGGGTCAGATGTTGTCAGCGGTTGTATCAATCTTTCAGGGGTGCTTACAGTAAAGGTGAGCAAACCTTTTGGTGAGTCAACAGTTCAGCGCATTCTTGAATTGGTAGAAAACGCAAGCGAAAAAAAGGCACGTACAGAGAATTTCATTACGCGTTTTGCTCGCTACTACACACCAATTGTCGTAGGTCTTGCTGTGGCGATTGCTATCTTTTCGCCGCTACTATTTGGTGCTGATATAAGCGATAGCGTGCAGAGCGCCCTGGTATTTCTGGTAGTGAGTTGCCCCTGCGCTTTGGTTATTTCCGTCCCACTTTCGTTTTTTGGCGGTATTGGCGCGGCAAGTCGTTTGGGTATTCTTATCAAAGGATCAAGCTATCTGGAGACATTGGCTCAGGTGGATACCGTTGTGTTCGATAAAACGGGGACGCTTACTAATGGCACCTTTAGTGTAGTGGCTGTGCATGGACAAGAAGGTATTAACGCCGATGATCTTCTTTCTCTGGCAGCCCACGCTGAAGCATACTCCGATCATCCTATTGCTATTTCAGTACGCGAGAGATACAGCGGCATTATTGATGCTGATCGTATCCAGCAGGTGGAAGAAAGAAGTGGGCGTGGTATATCAGCTCAGGTAGACAATCGTATGGTGCTGGTGGGAAATGACAAGCTCATGCGCGAAGCTCATGTGATGCCGCACGATTGCAAACTGGTTGGCACTATCCTGCATGTTGCTGTTGATGGTGCGTATATCGGGCATATCGTTATTGCTGATGTAATGAAACCTGATGCGGCTCAGGCGATAGAACGTTTGCGGGCGGCCGGTGTGAAAAAGACTGTCATGCTAACAGGCGATCGCGAAGAAGTAGCAGCTGCGGTGGCAAGCGACCTTGGTATTGATGAATATCGGGCGCAACTGCTTCCTCAGGATAAAGTAACTGCACTCGAATTGCTTTTGAGTGTCAAACGTGAGGGCGCGAAACTCGCTTTTGTTGGGGACGGTATCAACGACGCACCGGTTCTTATGCGTGCTGATGTGGGAATTGCCATGGGCGGTATGGGTAGCGATGCCGCAATTGAAGCGGCTGACGTGGTGCTTATGGATGACAAGCCGTCACATATTGCAAGCAGTATTTATATTGCACGCAAGACGGTGGGCATTGTCTGGCAGAACATCATATTCGCTATTGGTGTGAAGGTAATTATCATGATCCTTGCGTTGCCGTTTATTGGACTTGCCTCCATGTGGCTTGCGGTGTTCGGCGATGTAGGTGTGGCATGTCTTGCCATTTTGAATGCCATGCGTGCTCTACGTGTAAAAGGGTAG